The Henningerozyma blattae CBS 6284 chromosome 6, complete genome genomic interval TATCGGGTTCTACAGCTTTTTCTCAGAGCTACGTATCTGTCTCTGTTTCCTCTTTGGTCTTGGACGGCGGCTTTGTGGCGGTGCAGCTTCGGAGTTTGTCTTAGCATGTTTACAATGGTACTACGACATTTCTTCTGCCGACACCGCTGTTCTCAGAATATTACGTAGTGGCTACTGAGGGATACCATTAAGCAGATAGTTTGTGATTCTTAGAGCTTCTTTAGAGGTAATCCCTGTAAAGAAATGTatcatattatatatacatatacctatacatatacatatatatatatatatatatatacatatttaaGCGTATGAATAGTTCAAGGCATAATGGgaattagaaataatctttatttaaggcaaattgcaaaaaaacattatagtttaattaattctagaatattatttaactgccatttaaaaattattattaacagatatatatatatttatatatatatatacgtaTATTTGACACACCTCATCTCAAACTAATAAGTTGTTTCCATCGTTATTATCTAGAGAACCATTATAATACtgataatattgattttcAATCTTTTCCTAATATAACAAATTGTTCATATTtctcaaatttttcatgGGAAAATTCGACGTCATGAcagataattttgataaatccAATCCTTTCCTAGGGTACGATCTTACGGAATATTCGAGAGAAAGTACAGTGgttactaataatattcaaacaAGTAATACAGATGCAAGTAAAGAAAATCATTCACCACTAGCATCACCTTCAAAAGAACAATATCAATTACAAACACACACGTTACGTAACGAAACTTATGATACCCGTACCACAACATATACTAATTCGAGGAACAACAGTATTACAGATGTGGACGCTTCTCTGCTAGCAAGGCAAAACATGATAGTGAATGCcgatgaagatgaagatgatgaagaagaaagttATACTGCCTTTATTCTCGAGGAGAACTCTCCGGCTGCAAAGAAAGAAGGTACATCCAATTCAAAGGTATTTTTCATCTTATTAAAATCCTTTGTAGGCACAGGTGTCTTATTCTTGCCTTCAGCGTTCCAATCAGGCGGTTTATTATTCTCAAACCTCCTCTTACTATTTTTCGGCATTTATTCCTTTTGGTGTTATTATATCTTAACATTGGCTAAAAAAGTTACAAATgtcaataattttgaaaatattggcTCATATTTATATGGAAATTGGTTAAAATTCATCATTGTTGTTTCCGTGGTGCTATCTCAGCTTGGGTTCGCGGGAACTTACGTCATCTTCACTGCTGAAAACATTAAATTAGTATTAGAGCATGTTTGTAACgttaaaaatttaccaaTTGAAATCTTAATCTTTTCTCAATTGATCATTTTCATCCCATTATCCTTCTTgagaaaaatttcaaaattggcTATCCCAACATTGATAGCAAATGTATTAACTTTAGTAGGGCTAATCCTAGTAGTAGTGTTACTCTTACAACATTTAATATCCCAAgggaaaataaataatggaATTGGTCCGGATgtgattttttattttaattcatctcAATGGACAACCTTTGTAGGGATTGCAATTTTCTCATTTGAAGGGGTTGGTCTGATCATTCCGGTAGAAGATTCAATGAGAAACCCAGAAAAATTCCCCTTGGTTCTATCTTTGGTATTACTTGTATGCACGGCAATTTTCATGTTAATTGGGACTTTAGGGTATTTGACGTTTGGTAAAGATATAACTCCTGTTATATTATCAAGTTtcaatcaaaaaaataaatttgtatCAATTGCTCAATTATGTTATTCCATTGCTATCTTGTTGTCAACTCCAATTCAATTGTTCCCCGTTTATAAAATGGTAGAAGAAgcaatctttaaaaaaaataaaaacaatacCGCCATATCTTCAACTTCCAGTGAGCCAcaagataatgataatgaagaaaataaagctATGTTaactgaaaaaattatcctTTCTGGGAGAGATAGTAATAAGATCAAATGGTTGAAAAACCTTTCAAGAACAACTATTGTGCTACTTGTGACAATCATTTCATATTTTGGTTCCCAAGATTTAAGTAAGTTTGTGGCTATCGTAGGTTCAGTAGCTTGTATTCCattgatttatatttatccaCCCTTCTTCCATTTAAAGACACATAGTTTACCAAATTCACTAAActtaaaattcaaatggaGAGTTATCATCGACATTACTCTTTTGATTTTCGGATTGTTGGCTGTTCTATATACTAGCTATCAAAGTATCTTTAATAGCTAACAGCACATATACCATAAATGGTGTGTTGTCTTTTTGtgctttcttttttgatttctttggtaatttttctttatcaattttatgaaaaatatgttAAAATTACCCAACActtaaatttgaaaatggaCACTTAGCAAAGATTTACGAACTTTTCAACTCATTTAGTCGATACTTCTCCAATGTGAGGTTTTCCGCTTATCCCAATTCTTCAAGAACTTTGAAACTTTTGATGCAGAGAGAAGCATTATTCTCTACAAGCACTGAATATGCTTTGATAGTAGATATTTAGGACGAATAGAACTTCGAATATCGaaagatttatatttattataattctaATGGATTTGACTAAACTCATAAAACTAGATATCCTTAACCGGAAAAAACGCAGATAGGTATAAATTAATGAGGTAAATCATTATGCATTAACGCCAATAGTAGGAACCAAACTATTAAATGACTTTAACGAATAGAAATACATCGATTGTCTTTTATAAGTTTCTCAACAATGTAACGCTAttgttatttattttaagaacgaataataaaaataacacAAGATAACAGAGCATTTCTTCTGATAGTATTcctattttttaaaaaaatttaccttattttgtaatactTCTGAGGTTGTATTCGATATTTTCGTATTACATTTATTCCACTTTCAAACATCGTATTTGAATTGGAGTTGATAAACATATCActattgaataatataacTGAGCTTCCGgtacaaattttttattctgaacaaattttttactaGAATAATAAACACAATCTTCATCTCACAAAATGTACTATTATTAAGTTGTTCTTTGGCCATTGAATGACACAAAAAAGTAATACAATACTTCATGTATTATAACATTTGCATATttcttatatatttatttctattttgtaTGACTAAATAATGACCCTTTAtgcttttttaattcaaataaatattaaaattctaaaatagTGTCATACATTAGCCGCCAGCCTTCTGAAGTAATTTTTGAAGTTACACAACCACTCTCTATTCAGATGAGATGTTAGTATATAAACACGAAGTTGAAAAGTTTCCAGTATAATCAGAAGACTATAATataaaggaaaataaaagtaaacAACTAGTGGTCTGGGAATCTGgaaactaatattattatatatgcTTCATCAATATAACTTAGGTAACAATCTATTCTATATAAATCTTTCAGTTAGAGATCTCACCGTTATTACAACTCAGGAATTGGTTTGATTGAGTACCACAGATAGCAAGCGTAATGTCATGTATCGTGAGGTTCACTAATCACgtgtatatatatcaaGGTCTCTGCTTGATATAGAAATGAACATGGGAATCAACAGGTAAATATATGAACATAAAatctatttaagaatctaaagctaaaagaataaactgGAGAGTTGTGATAGAACTAAGAAATAAAGAACAGAAACAAAACTAACGAGATACAAGAAGGATGGAAGTATATAGGGATCAATTCGTaacgtaataatataatatgtAACTTACACAGTCTTACATACTTACtttaataaacagttgGTATTAGACTCACTGCAAAAATATATGCCACTGTCACATATTTATAGAATGTGAATCATGCAATTACaatgaacaaaaaaaatagtgtATATCTTCATCACGTGCAAACACAAATCACGTAACAGAGAACCAAACATAGAACAAGTGCCCAAGAATGTGAATATAAAAGATGAACAACTTACAAGAAGAACAGATGAACAAAGTTTAGAGTTAGAAACACGACGAACGAGTTGAGTTTCTAAGTCTGGAGGAAAAGCATAACATCTTAATTACCTTACAAGCCTCGAGACATAAGACTTAGATGCATACAATAATATGGTTATAAGAGAGAATTACTAAGATAGAAGACACACTCGATCAATAGAAGATTCATAGATTAGGAAGCACAAAAATTGTGACAATATTTCTCTCTTTGTATTAGAATTCATCttaaaaaacaaagatGGGAATGAATAGCAACACAACGAGTGAACCTGGGGAAAATAGTGACACGAAATAAACTAACTTCAACACAGTGAAAGAAGAcgaaattaaagataaaagtTACACGTATAGATAAGAAGAACTGGATATAAGCGGTCAGTCAGTAGATATCAAGTGCTAATAGCCAGAGACAATGTATGCCGTATGTGTGGACACAAGAATCAAGGTTTCCATTTTTGTGTTATGGACCCAATAgtgttaaaatattatgaaaTGGTAGTAAAGGAGAaagaaatgaatatattcgataataataaaaacaaataacGATCCAAAGTATTTTCTGATACAGTATATAGAAGTGAcattaacaataaaaatgaagatatatataaaatacagGAAATAGCCGAAGACGAAGAAGAAAGACAACCCTTAAAAGTCTTAACCTCTTAGAGCGTACCAGTAGGTAAACGACGATCGAGAGCTGATTTGGATTAGAATGAATTTGTAGAGGCACGCGTTCAAATAGGTAAAACCAAAGACCCCCAATGTGTCATAGACTGTGGAGGTCAAGCAAGTTTGATAGTGGTAAAGTTACTTCAACGATTGAACCTAATATCCACTGTACTAACTCTAAAGgaaacaaaatttaatcaCGTGGCATGGGCTCAAGTTGCAAAAACAAAACCTCCGATACGGGGAATCGAACCCCGGTCTCCACGGTGAAAGCGTGATGTGATAGCCGTTACACTATATCGGATTTTCTTGATATGTTTGTTTAATAGAAAAGGGGTGAAAACGgaaaaaaggaaattaatatttatagtATATTgtcaaaattataaaatagtaggtttaaaaacaaattataGCGTCtgtaaaatttaaatattttttataatatcgTTATAATGctacatatatattatcataTAATGTTCAATCCTTAAAAATACATTTGGACAATTTTATGgtagaaaaaaaacctTTTTATGCATGGAAATGTTTGAAATCatcaaatgaattatttaactCGTGTGCCTcgatttcttttaaatcagTAGCAAAATCTACATTTTCAGGAGATTTGAATTCATCAGGGccttgaaatattttgcaGTAAATGTATAATCCAATGTCCAAAAATACCATGaaataacaaaataaaaaatcacGAAATGTCCATAGATTGGAATAAAAAACTGTATATCCTTGAACAAATGTCATAATAAGGGCAGAAAATAATCCAAAATATGCAGTAAATGGCTGACCCCAAGATTTAAATGGCAATTCAGGCAGGCTATCCTTTTGCAGTAAATATGCCTTTctgaaaaacaaatatattatacaaagattcacaaaattaattaactGGGAAGCAGTAACCAAGTTGATCAACCAATTCAGAACAATAGCACTGTTAGAATTAAGTTGTAAAAGACTGAGGACAGCCCATAACAGAGATACACCCACAGCATAAAGTGGTACACCATTCTTCGTGCAAgttgtaaatatttttgggGCATATCCGTCCAATGCCATTCCGTATAAGGTACGAGAAGAACAATAAGTATAAGCGTTCCCTGCAGAAAATGCAGCAGTAATTAAACCACCATTAACAATATCTGGTACTATTCTAATTCCTAAATTGTTCATAGCAATGACATAAGGTGACGATCCAGCACCAGGTCGAGCTTCATTTATTGATGCAGTTagatttttatcatttggTGAGCATATAAGACCAACACAGATACAACTtccaatgaaaataatagtcAATCTATAAAATACTTGTTTAAAAGCTTTAGGGAGAACCTCTCTAGGTAATTTAACTTCCCCTGCAAGcatagaaatatattcaccACCAGCCATAGTAAAAGAAGCTTGAATTAAGCAATTTGCAAAGCCATGGAAGTAACCGTACATATCCCCAGATGAAGTATTGCCATTTGGAAAATACGTTTTAAATGGAGATTCACTAAAGTTACGAAAACCATATCTATCATGCTTGGGGTTTGCGCCTAGAATCGTGAAAAAGGTAAAGCAAAATAAACCAATAGcaagaataattttgaatgaAGCTAACcaaaattctaattcacCATAATACTTAACCGCACAAAATGATATAAGCAAGTATAGAAGTACTTGAATCAAAAGTGGAAAAGCAGGTGAATAATTATCTGTCcaatattgaataattgtATTCACTGAAACGATTTCCAGTGGTATCTGGACACATTCTAATACCCAAAAATTCCAACTAGCCATCATAGCCATTGAATTATCGACACATTTATTTGCTAATCTCAAAAATGGAGAACTTATTGGAAGGAAGCATACCATCTCAGCAGTTGAAACTGTAATACATAAAATTGGTACACACCAAAGTATAAAagccaataataatgatccAGGTCCTCCTCTATAAAGCGGCTTACCAATGGCTACAAACAGAGCTGTTCCAATAACTCCTGAAATAGCAATGAATTGGACGTGCCTATTAAGCAATCTTCTTTGAGT includes:
- the TBLA0F03240 gene encoding amino acid permease (similar to Saccharomyces cerevisiae AGP2 (YBR132C); ancestral locus Anc_3.397); the encoded protein is MHTPATNSIGKHNNVRKANRGNNEELAKLLRNDISGTTIIDQSVESIGFSNNSVSEYPDNIYPEPAFRESVEDATQRRLLNRHVQFIAISGVIGTALFVAIGKPLYRGGPGSLLLAFILWCVPILCITVSTAEMVCFLPISSPFLRLANKCVDNSMAMMASWNFWVLECVQIPLEIVSVNTIIQYWTDNYSPAFPLLIQVLLYLLISFCAVKYYGELEFWLASFKIILAIGLFCFTFFTILGANPKHDRYGFRNFSESPFKTYFPNGNTSSGDMYGYFHGFANCLIQASFTMAGGEYISMLAGEVKLPREVLPKAFKQVFYRLTIIFIGSCICVGLICSPNDKNLTASINEARPGAGSSPYVIAMNNLGIRIVPDIVNGGLITAAFSAGNAYTYCSSRTLYGMALDGYAPKIFTTCTKNGVPLYAVGVSLLWAVLSLLQLNSNSAIVLNWLINLVTASQLINFVNLCIIYLFFRKAYLLQKDSLPELPFKSWGQPFTAYFGLFSALIMTFVQGYTVFYSNLWTFRDFLFCYFMVFLDIGLYIYCKIFQGPDEFKSPENVDFATDLKEIEAHELNNSFDDFKHFHA
- the TBLA0F03230 gene encoding uncharacterized protein gives rise to the protein MGKFDVMTDNFDKSNPFLGYDLTEYSRESTVVTNNIQTSNTDASKENHSPLASPSKEQYQLQTHTLRNETYDTRTTTYTNSRNNSITDVDASLLARQNMIVNADEDEDDEEESYTAFILEENSPAAKKEGTSNSKVFFILLKSFVGTGVLFLPSAFQSGGLLFSNLLLLFFGIYSFWCYYILTLAKKVTNVNNFENIGSYLYGNWLKFIIVVSVVLSQLGFAGTYVIFTAENIKLVLEHVCNVKNLPIEILIFSQLIIFIPLSFLRKISKLAIPTLIANVLTLVGLILVVVLLLQHLISQGKINNGIGPDVIFYFNSSQWTTFVGIAIFSFEGVGLIIPVEDSMRNPEKFPLVLSLVLLVCTAIFMLIGTLGYLTFGKDITPVILSSFNQKNKFVSIAQLCYSIAILLSTPIQLFPVYKMVEEAIFKKNKNNTAISSTSSEPQDNDNEENKAMLTEKIILSGRDSNKIKWLKNLSRTTIVLLVTIISYFGSQDLSKFVAIVGSVACIPLIYIYPPFFHLKTHSLPNSLNLKFKWRVIIDITLLIFGLLAVLYTSYQSIFNS